From Halomicrobium salinisoli, the proteins below share one genomic window:
- a CDS encoding thioredoxin family protein, which yields MATTDSERPVSLDDEDDLDALVADHDRVLVEFHTDGCSMCDAMQPVLGNVARASGVAVATMNPRDDPVLVDEYDVRSVPKLLYFEDGELRDTLEEGFVPTDDVLTFVGE from the coding sequence ATGGCAACGACAGACAGCGAGCGGCCAGTCTCGCTCGACGACGAGGACGACCTCGACGCCCTCGTCGCCGACCACGACCGCGTCCTCGTCGAGTTCCACACGGACGGCTGTTCGATGTGCGACGCGATGCAGCCCGTGCTGGGCAACGTCGCCCGCGCGAGCGGCGTCGCCGTGGCGACGATGAACCCCCGCGACGACCCCGTGCTGGTCGACGAGTACGACGTCCGGTCGGTCCCGAAGCTCCTGTACTTCGAGGACGGGGAGCTCCGGGACACCCTCGAGGAGGGCTTCGTCCCGACCGACGACGTGCTGACGTTCGTCGGCGAGTGA
- a CDS encoding YHS domain-containing protein: MTECAVCGGATQPAERIEARYGGERYECCSAECKAVFESKPETYAAADR; the protein is encoded by the coding sequence GTGACCGAGTGCGCCGTCTGCGGCGGCGCGACCCAGCCCGCCGAACGGATCGAGGCGCGATACGGCGGCGAGCGCTACGAGTGCTGCTCCGCGGAGTGCAAGGCCGTCTTCGAGTCGAAACCGGAGACGTACGCGGCGGCCGATCGCTGA
- a CDS encoding sugar phosphate isomerase/epimerase family protein — protein sequence MAELAFSTNAYTEFDLPSAVRRIADHGYDGVELLADEPHAYFPDFDDGDREAVQAALDETGLAVSNVNANTATGYYDDAPPSSFFDPTLITADEDDRSWRIDYTKQAIDLADAVGAPAACVATGRPLPGTLPEEAHDYLRESLDEVLDYAEERDVDLGIEFEPEMLVESTDETLALIEDVGSSSLGINLDLGHAAVYGDDPAEAVHRAAGHITGVHLEDIAGGVRGKHYHLIPGEGDLDFRAIFDALDDVGYDGYATLELYTYPNRPDEAARRAYDALAEYV from the coding sequence ATGGCCGAACTTGCCTTCTCGACGAACGCGTACACGGAGTTCGACCTCCCGTCGGCCGTGCGACGCATCGCGGACCACGGGTACGACGGGGTCGAACTGCTCGCCGACGAGCCCCACGCCTACTTCCCCGACTTCGACGACGGGGACCGGGAGGCGGTGCAGGCCGCGCTGGACGAGACGGGGCTGGCCGTTTCGAACGTCAACGCCAACACGGCGACGGGCTACTACGACGACGCGCCGCCGTCGTCCTTCTTCGATCCCACGCTGATCACCGCCGACGAGGACGACCGCTCCTGGCGGATCGACTACACCAAACAGGCCATCGACCTCGCCGACGCGGTCGGGGCGCCGGCCGCCTGCGTCGCGACGGGCCGACCGCTGCCGGGTACCCTGCCGGAGGAGGCCCACGACTACCTCCGGGAGTCCCTGGACGAGGTGCTGGACTACGCCGAGGAGCGCGACGTGGACCTCGGGATCGAGTTCGAGCCCGAGATGCTCGTCGAGAGCACGGACGAGACGCTGGCCCTGATCGAGGACGTCGGCAGCTCGTCGCTGGGGATCAACCTCGACCTGGGCCACGCCGCCGTCTACGGCGACGACCCCGCCGAGGCCGTTCACCGGGCCGCCGGCCACATCACCGGCGTCCACCTCGAGGACATCGCCGGCGGCGTCCGCGGGAAGCACTACCACCTGATCCCCGGCGAGGGGGACCTCGATTTCCGGGCCATCTTCGACGCGCTGGACGACGTCGGCTACGACGGCTACGCCACGCTGGAGCTGTACACCTACCCGAACCGGCCGGACGAGGCGGCGAGGCGCGCCTACGACGCCCTCGCCGAGTACGTGTGA
- a CDS encoding UbiA family prenyltransferase, translated as MAATTAGAERSTPAAVAALVRVPNLFTAPPDVILGAALAAAAGATVRPVTVAGLAVASMLLYAGGTALNDAFDAPEDAADRPERPIPAGEISRRAAFGLGAAFLLGGILTAAAATGVVGGVAAAAVAAGVGLYDGALKGGAAGFLAMGAVRGLNVVLGTAVAGRLLPLRWLLPAVALAAYVAAVTFMAARETEGGNRPAVALAGLAAVLAVAAAAVHHWIVGPDVAAAALGALLAAGFLAWVGSALRPAYANPVPETIGPAVGRCVLAIAVVDGAVAAATGPRWAVAAVAFLAPAVGLSRAFDVT; from the coding sequence GTGGCGGCGACGACGGCGGGGGCGGAGCGGTCGACGCCCGCGGCCGTCGCCGCCCTCGTCCGGGTCCCGAACCTCTTCACCGCGCCGCCGGACGTGATCCTGGGCGCCGCGCTCGCGGCCGCCGCCGGCGCGACGGTCCGGCCCGTCACCGTGGCCGGGCTGGCTGTCGCATCGATGCTGCTCTACGCCGGCGGGACGGCCCTCAACGACGCCTTCGACGCCCCCGAGGACGCAGCCGACCGTCCGGAGCGCCCGATCCCGGCCGGCGAGATCTCCCGGCGGGCGGCCTTCGGTCTCGGGGCCGCCTTCCTCCTCGGGGGTATCCTGACCGCAGCCGCGGCGACGGGCGTCGTCGGCGGCGTCGCCGCCGCGGCGGTCGCGGCCGGCGTCGGCCTCTACGACGGGGCGCTGAAGGGCGGTGCGGCCGGGTTCCTGGCGATGGGCGCGGTCCGCGGGCTGAACGTCGTGCTGGGGACCGCCGTCGCCGGTCGGCTCCTCCCGCTCCGCTGGCTCCTCCCGGCGGTCGCCCTCGCCGCCTACGTCGCCGCGGTGACGTTCATGGCGGCCCGAGAGACGGAGGGCGGGAACCGCCCGGCGGTCGCTCTCGCCGGCCTCGCAGCGGTGCTGGCGGTCGCCGCGGCGGCCGTCCACCACTGGATCGTCGGCCCAGACGTCGCGGCGGCCGCGCTCGGCGCCCTCCTCGCTGCGGGGTTCCTGGCGTGGGTCGGGTCCGCGCTCCGGCCGGCCTACGCGAATCCGGTCCCGGAGACGATCGGTCCCGCCGTGGGGAGGTGCGTGCTGGCCATCGCCGTCGTCGACGGTGCCGTCGCCGCGGCGACGGGTCCCCGCTGGGCAGTCGCCGCCGTCGCCTTCCTGGCGCCCGCCGTCGGGCTCTCTCGCGCCTTCGACGTGACATAG
- a CDS encoding sugar phosphate isomerase/epimerase family protein has product MNVGFAASAFRDYSVAETVEAIAEAGYDGVELLFDDPHLYPPQTDADDVAAVRAQLDELDLAISNCNAFMLTAIEGFHHPSFIEPDADYRQQRIDYTREAVRLAGEFGAEYISIEPGGPLPEGKSHQWGMEQFAQSLEEVIPTAEDEGVEILVEPEPDLLIETTDQFLDFVDRVDSDVVGCNFDAGHLFCVGEDPAAAVETLGEYATHYHLEDIPADRTHEHTQLGEGAMDIDGFLEAVEDTGYDGFVTVELYPYQETPAETAQDAMAYLEEHGWT; this is encoded by the coding sequence ATGAACGTCGGGTTCGCGGCGAGCGCGTTTCGGGACTACTCGGTCGCAGAGACCGTCGAGGCGATCGCCGAGGCCGGCTACGACGGCGTCGAGCTGCTGTTCGACGACCCGCACCTGTACCCTCCGCAGACGGACGCCGACGACGTCGCAGCCGTCCGGGCCCAGCTGGACGAACTCGACCTCGCGATCAGCAACTGCAACGCGTTCATGCTGACGGCCATCGAGGGCTTCCACCACCCCTCGTTCATCGAGCCCGACGCCGACTACCGTCAGCAGCGCATCGACTACACGCGCGAGGCGGTCCGGCTGGCCGGCGAGTTCGGCGCGGAGTACATCTCGATCGAGCCGGGCGGACCGCTGCCGGAGGGGAAGTCCCACCAGTGGGGGATGGAGCAGTTCGCCCAGAGCCTGGAGGAAGTGATTCCGACTGCGGAGGACGAGGGCGTCGAGATCCTGGTGGAGCCGGAGCCGGACCTCCTGATCGAGACGACCGACCAGTTCCTCGACTTCGTGGACCGCGTCGACTCGGACGTCGTCGGCTGTAACTTCGACGCCGGCCACCTCTTCTGCGTCGGCGAGGACCCGGCGGCGGCCGTCGAGACGCTCGGCGAGTACGCGACCCACTACCACCTGGAGGACATCCCCGCCGACAGGACCCACGAGCACACCCAGCTCGGCGAGGGCGCGATGGACATCGACGGGTTCCTGGAAGCGGTCGAGGACACCGGCTACGACGGGTTCGTCACGGTCGAGCTGTACCCCTACCAGGAGACGCCGGCGGAGACGGCGCAGGACGCGATGGCCTACCTCGAGGAACACGGGTGGACCTGA
- a CDS encoding TatD family hydrolase, with protein MRIIDPHMHMISRSSDDYERARRAGIECCIEPAFWSGTDKEHAGSFFDYFEQIIGHETERAERVAGVDHYVTIALEPKEANYPEMAQAVLDRIPEYLDRDPVVGVGEIGLDQDTEEERYAFREQLRMAEERELPVIVHTPHTDKPSGTETIVDMIHDEDVTEERIVIDHNTENTIDISLETDCWIGFTLYPGKIEAEKAIDLLEEYGTDRMIFNSAADWDPSDPLAVPKARDQMLDRGWDREEVRKVVFDNPYDFFDQSPNFDYER; from the coding sequence ATGCGCATCATCGACCCGCACATGCACATGATCTCGCGCTCGTCGGACGACTACGAGCGGGCGCGACGGGCCGGGATCGAGTGCTGTATCGAACCGGCGTTCTGGAGCGGCACGGACAAGGAACACGCCGGCTCCTTCTTCGACTACTTCGAGCAGATCATCGGCCACGAGACCGAGCGCGCCGAGCGCGTCGCCGGCGTGGACCACTACGTCACTATCGCCCTGGAGCCGAAGGAGGCCAACTACCCGGAGATGGCCCAGGCGGTCCTGGACCGGATTCCGGAGTACCTCGACCGCGATCCGGTGGTCGGCGTCGGCGAGATCGGCCTCGATCAGGACACGGAAGAGGAGCGGTACGCCTTCCGCGAGCAGCTCCGGATGGCCGAGGAGCGCGAACTCCCCGTCATCGTCCACACGCCGCACACGGACAAGCCGTCGGGGACCGAGACCATCGTGGACATGATCCACGACGAGGACGTCACCGAGGAGCGGATCGTCATCGACCACAACACGGAGAACACGATCGACATCTCTCTTGAGACGGACTGCTGGATCGGGTTCACGCTCTACCCCGGCAAGATCGAGGCCGAGAAAGCGATCGACCTGCTGGAGGAGTACGGCACCGACAGGATGATCTTCAACAGCGCCGCCGACTGGGACCCCTCGGACCCGCTGGCGGTGCCGAAGGCCCGCGACCAGATGCTCGACCGCGGGTGGGACCGGGAGGAGGTCCGCAAGGTGGTCTTCGACAACCCCTACGACTTTTTCGACCAGTCGCCGAACTTCGACTACGAGCGATGA
- a CDS encoding inositol-3-phosphate synthase gives MDSNTRTHDDEGSRTGVWLIGARGNVATTAVVGAAALARGETTTTGMVTAREPTASLDLPAVEGLVFGGHDVAAENLVDRAERLQERNGIPDRETLAAVREDLAAVDERIEMGTAVNAGDAVAAVADDAEESTSLRDAVADIRADLDAFRDENNLDRVVVINVASTEPPIDDPERFDDLDAFERGLDEDDDAIPASSLYAYAALADGHPYVNFTPSTGSSLGALRDLAERNDVPHTGRDAKTGETLMKSALGPMFAGRNLRVLSWEGHNVLGNKDGLVLEDAANKASKQQSKGDVLESILPEIGHNRVRIDYTPSLRDWKHAWDFVHFEGFLETEMKLQFTWEGADSALAAPLVLDLARLLAYADEHGEGGVQPHLASFFKDPMGVDEHGLTRQLDLLHEYAERHGATGTDSGTGSTDADD, from the coding sequence ATGGACAGCAACACTCGAACTCACGACGACGAGGGGAGTCGGACGGGCGTCTGGCTGATCGGCGCCCGGGGCAACGTCGCGACGACGGCCGTCGTCGGCGCGGCGGCGCTGGCCCGCGGCGAGACGACCACGACCGGGATGGTGACGGCCCGGGAGCCGACGGCCTCGCTGGACCTGCCGGCCGTCGAGGGGCTCGTCTTCGGCGGCCACGACGTCGCCGCGGAGAACCTGGTCGATCGTGCGGAGCGACTGCAGGAGCGAAACGGGATCCCGGACCGCGAGACGCTCGCGGCCGTCCGCGAGGACCTCGCCGCCGTCGACGAGCGCATCGAGATGGGGACCGCCGTCAACGCCGGCGACGCGGTCGCCGCCGTCGCCGACGACGCCGAGGAGTCCACGTCGCTCCGCGACGCGGTGGCCGACATCCGCGCGGATCTCGATGCGTTCCGCGACGAGAACAACCTCGACCGCGTGGTGGTGATCAACGTCGCGTCGACCGAGCCGCCGATCGACGACCCGGAGCGGTTCGACGACCTGGACGCCTTCGAGCGCGGCCTGGACGAGGACGACGACGCGATTCCCGCGAGTTCGCTGTACGCCTACGCCGCGCTCGCCGACGGCCACCCGTACGTGAACTTCACGCCCAGCACGGGCAGTTCCCTCGGCGCGCTCCGCGACCTCGCCGAGCGCAACGACGTCCCGCACACCGGCCGCGACGCCAAGACCGGGGAGACGCTGATGAAGTCGGCGCTGGGGCCGATGTTCGCCGGCCGGAACCTGCGCGTCCTCTCCTGGGAGGGGCACAACGTCCTCGGCAACAAGGACGGGCTGGTCCTCGAGGACGCGGCGAACAAGGCCAGCAAGCAGCAGAGCAAGGGCGACGTCCTCGAGTCGATCCTCCCCGAGATCGGACACAACCGGGTCCGGATCGACTACACGCCGTCGCTCCGGGACTGGAAGCACGCCTGGGACTTCGTCCACTTCGAGGGCTTCCTCGAGACGGAGATGAAACTGCAGTTCACGTGGGAGGGCGCCGACTCGGCGCTGGCCGCCCCGCTGGTGCTCGACCTCGCGCGCCTGCTGGCCTACGCCGACGAGCACGGCGAGGGCGGCGTCCAGCCCCACCTGGCGTCGTTCTTCAAGGACCCGATGGGCGTCGACGAGCACGGGCTCACGAGACAGTTAGACCTGCTCCACGAGTACGCCGAGCGCCACGGTGCGACCGGGACGGACTCGGGCACCGGGTCGACCGACGCGGATGACTGA
- a CDS encoding alkaline phosphatase family protein, which produces MTDRDAAADRVVVLDVVGLRPDHLETDATPALSALLDGGATAELRPAFPALTVPAQTTLATGLSPGEHGDVASGEYDREANEAAFWERDRDDRDRLWETAAEDGLTTGALFFQHLIGSTADVAVTPSPIEDENNDMIEMDCWTNPDGFYDDLREEYGHFPLHSYWGPGANEESSAWILDAARESVDRFDPDLLWVYVPHLDYAGLRSGPDSEELASSLETVDDLLGGFLDHLRGDDRWSETAVAVVSEYGFHGVDEPVFPNRALREAGLLATDGEGNVDLAASDAFAMVDHQVAHVYADDGALADAEAALGSLAGVDELLDDDGKRERGIDHPNAGDRVLVADPDAWFQYYWWTDRGDAPPYATEMDIHAKPGFDPCELFFGDDGLVSLDPTEVGGSHGRVDADAFPVFGLGGPAAPNGLPDRIDATDVAPTLADLLGVDAPADRD; this is translated from the coding sequence ATGACTGACCGCGACGCCGCGGCGGACCGCGTCGTCGTCCTCGACGTCGTCGGCCTCCGGCCGGACCACCTCGAGACGGACGCGACGCCGGCCCTGTCCGCCCTGCTCGACGGCGGCGCGACCGCAGAGCTCCGGCCGGCGTTCCCGGCGCTGACCGTGCCCGCCCAGACCACGCTCGCGACGGGTCTGTCCCCGGGCGAGCACGGCGACGTCGCCAGCGGCGAGTACGACCGCGAGGCGAACGAGGCCGCCTTCTGGGAGCGCGACCGGGACGACCGGGACCGCCTCTGGGAGACGGCCGCCGAGGACGGGCTCACGACGGGCGCCCTGTTCTTCCAGCACCTGATCGGCTCGACCGCGGACGTCGCCGTGACGCCGTCGCCGATCGAGGACGAGAACAACGACATGATCGAGATGGACTGCTGGACGAACCCCGACGGGTTCTACGACGACCTCCGCGAGGAGTACGGCCACTTCCCGCTGCACAGCTACTGGGGCCCCGGGGCCAACGAGGAGAGCAGCGCGTGGATCCTCGACGCCGCCCGCGAAAGCGTCGACCGGTTCGACCCGGACCTGCTGTGGGTGTACGTCCCGCACCTCGACTACGCCGGGCTCCGGTCCGGGCCCGACTCCGAGGAGCTCGCGTCGTCCCTCGAGACGGTCGACGACCTGCTCGGCGGCTTCCTCGACCACCTCCGGGGCGACGACCGCTGGAGCGAGACGGCGGTCGCCGTCGTCAGCGAGTACGGCTTCCACGGCGTCGACGAGCCGGTGTTCCCGAACCGCGCGCTCCGGGAGGCCGGCCTGCTCGCGACCGACGGCGAGGGCAACGTCGACCTGGCGGCATCCGACGCCTTCGCGATGGTCGACCACCAGGTGGCCCACGTCTACGCCGACGACGGCGCGCTGGCCGACGCCGAGGCCGCGCTGGGGTCGCTGGCGGGGGTCGACGAACTGCTCGACGACGACGGGAAGCGCGAGCGGGGGATCGACCACCCGAACGCCGGCGACCGCGTCCTCGTCGCCGACCCCGACGCCTGGTTCCAGTACTACTGGTGGACCGACCGCGGCGACGCGCCGCCGTACGCGACGGAGATGGACATCCACGCCAAGCCGGGATTCGACCCCTGCGAGCTGTTCTTCGGCGACGACGGGCTCGTCTCGCTGGATCCCACCGAGGTCGGCGGCTCACACGGCCGCGTCGACGCCGACGCGTTCCCGGTCTTCGGCCTCGGCGGCCCGGCGGCCCCCAACGGCCTCCCGGACCGCATCGACGCGACCGACGTCGCGCCGACGCTGGCGGACCTGCTGGGCGTCGACGCTCCCGCGGACCGCGACTGA
- a CDS encoding glycoside hydrolase family 3 N-terminal domain-containing protein gives MTLEETVAQLTSVPASPLTGEADDPDELLDDEGTIDREAAPDLLEHGVGHFTRLGGGGGLEPERALEVTEELQELLVEETRLGIPAVPHEECLSGYMGPDGTTYPQGMGLASTWNPDLVEGMTDRIRDQLLAIGCRHALSPVLDVARDPRWGRTEESFGEDPLLVAEMASAYVRGLQADEPAEGVSATVKHFAGHAVGEGGKNRSSVQIGERELREVHLFPFEAAIREAGAESVMNAYHDVDGIPCAADESLLTGILRGEWDFDGTVVSDYFSVRFLQEEHGVARDRKEAAIRAVEAGIDVELPQRECYQLLVEAVEDGDLARETVETAARRVLRQKVEKGLFEEYHPDASESVPSPGPSVEEAFGPDADRDYARDLARESVTLLKNDDLLPLSGDESVAVVGPKADTAEGQLGDYAYAAHYPEKESNRRVVTPRDALEERLGEDRVAFAEGCTTTGPSTDGFDEAVAAAEDSDVAVVFVGARSAISLTDEDEADHEDQPDVPTSGEGADVTDLGLPGVQQELVEELHATDTPVAVVQVSGKPHAVEWIDEHVPAVLHAWLPGEEGGHGVADVLLGNHSPSGRLPVSVAKSVGQLPVYYSRKPNSREEDHVYADSDPLYPFGHGLSYTDFEYGDVELSDDEVGTAGTVTASVTVENAGDVAGHEVVQLYGHHRYPRQARPVQELLGFERVHLEPGESATVEFTVAAGQFAYHDADMDLVVEPGEYELRVGRSAADVEATADVEVVGDRREVARSGRVYGSETDVER, from the coding sequence ATGACGCTCGAGGAGACGGTCGCACAGCTGACCTCGGTCCCCGCCAGCCCGCTGACCGGCGAGGCCGACGACCCGGACGAGTTGCTCGACGACGAGGGCACCATCGACCGCGAGGCCGCCCCGGACCTGCTCGAACACGGCGTCGGCCACTTCACTCGCCTCGGCGGCGGCGGCGGGCTCGAACCGGAGCGCGCCCTCGAAGTGACCGAGGAGCTCCAGGAGCTGCTCGTCGAGGAGACGCGCCTGGGGATCCCCGCCGTCCCCCACGAGGAGTGTCTCAGCGGCTACATGGGTCCGGACGGGACCACCTACCCGCAGGGCATGGGCCTGGCGAGCACGTGGAACCCCGACCTCGTGGAGGGGATGACTGACCGGATCCGCGACCAGCTGCTGGCCATCGGCTGCCGGCACGCCCTCTCGCCGGTGCTGGACGTGGCCCGCGACCCGCGGTGGGGCCGCACCGAGGAGTCCTTCGGCGAGGACCCGCTGCTGGTCGCCGAGATGGCCAGCGCCTACGTGCGCGGCCTCCAGGCCGACGAGCCCGCCGAGGGCGTCTCGGCGACGGTCAAGCACTTCGCCGGCCACGCCGTCGGCGAGGGCGGCAAGAACCGCTCGTCCGTCCAGATCGGCGAGCGCGAACTCCGCGAGGTCCACCTGTTCCCCTTCGAGGCCGCCATCCGCGAGGCCGGCGCCGAGTCGGTGATGAACGCCTACCACGACGTCGACGGGATCCCCTGCGCCGCCGACGAGTCGCTGCTGACCGGGATCCTCCGCGGCGAGTGGGACTTCGACGGCACCGTCGTCTCCGACTACTTCAGCGTCCGCTTCCTGCAGGAGGAACACGGCGTCGCCCGCGACCGCAAGGAGGCGGCGATCCGCGCCGTCGAGGCCGGCATCGACGTCGAACTCCCCCAGCGGGAGTGCTACCAGCTGCTCGTCGAGGCCGTCGAGGACGGCGACCTCGCCCGCGAGACCGTCGAGACGGCGGCCCGGCGCGTGCTGCGCCAGAAGGTCGAGAAGGGGCTGTTCGAGGAGTACCACCCCGACGCCAGCGAGTCGGTCCCGTCGCCGGGGCCGTCGGTCGAGGAGGCCTTCGGGCCCGACGCCGACCGCGACTACGCCCGTGACCTGGCCCGCGAGTCCGTGACGCTGCTGAAGAACGACGACCTGCTGCCCCTCTCCGGCGACGAGTCCGTCGCCGTCGTCGGCCCGAAGGCCGACACCGCCGAGGGCCAGCTGGGCGACTACGCCTACGCCGCCCACTACCCCGAGAAGGAGTCGAACCGGCGCGTGGTGACGCCGCGTGACGCCCTCGAGGAGCGCCTCGGCGAGGACCGCGTCGCGTTCGCCGAGGGCTGCACGACGACCGGTCCCTCGACGGACGGCTTCGACGAGGCCGTCGCCGCCGCGGAGGACAGCGACGTCGCGGTCGTCTTCGTCGGCGCGCGGTCGGCCATCTCGCTGACCGACGAGGACGAGGCCGACCACGAGGACCAGCCCGACGTCCCCACCAGCGGCGAGGGTGCCGACGTCACCGACCTGGGCCTGCCCGGCGTCCAGCAGGAGCTGGTCGAGGAGCTCCACGCGACGGACACGCCGGTCGCCGTCGTCCAGGTCAGCGGCAAGCCCCACGCCGTCGAGTGGATCGACGAGCACGTGCCCGCCGTCCTGCACGCGTGGCTCCCCGGCGAGGAGGGCGGCCACGGCGTCGCCGACGTCCTGCTGGGCAATCACAGCCCGAGCGGGCGCCTGCCCGTCTCCGTCGCGAAGTCGGTGGGCCAGCTCCCCGTCTACTACTCGCGCAAGCCCAACAGCCGCGAGGAGGACCACGTCTACGCCGACAGCGACCCGCTGTACCCGTTCGGCCACGGGCTGAGCTACACTGACTTCGAGTACGGCGACGTCGAGCTCTCCGACGACGAGGTCGGTACCGCGGGGACCGTCACCGCGTCGGTCACCGTCGAGAACGCGGGCGACGTCGCCGGTCACGAGGTCGTCCAGCTGTACGGCCACCACCGCTACCCGCGCCAGGCCCGGCCCGTCCAGGAGCTGCTCGGCTTCGAGCGGGTCCACCTCGAGCCCGGCGAGTCCGCGACGGTGGAGTTCACCGTCGCCGCCGGCCAGTTCGCCTACCACGACGCCGACATGGACCTCGTCGTCGAGCCCGGCGAGTACGAGCTCCGCGTCGGCCGGTCGGCGGCCGACGTCGAGGCGACGGCGGACGTCGAGGTCGTCGGCGACCGCCGCGAGGTCGCCCGCAGCGGCCGCGTCTACGGCAGCGAGACCGACGTCGAGCGCTGA
- a CDS encoding DsbA family oxidoreductase, with the protein MSEQQTDESITLFADYVCPFCYLGRQSLDRYQEGREEELRVDWHPFDLRAQKRGPDGEIDHSVEDGKDEDYYEQARENVRRLQDEYGVEMAQELITDVDSLNAQIASYYVKEHYDYEQWRAFDDGIYEALWQEGRDIGDPDVLADIAEAADVPPAEVRDAVDDENLREDVEALFEHARQRGVTGVPTFAYEGHAARGAVPPEHIERLVEGE; encoded by the coding sequence ATGAGCGAACAGCAGACCGACGAGAGCATCACGCTCTTCGCCGACTACGTCTGTCCCTTCTGTTACCTGGGCCGGCAGTCCCTCGATCGATACCAGGAGGGCCGCGAGGAGGAACTGCGGGTCGACTGGCACCCGTTCGACCTCCGGGCCCAGAAGCGCGGTCCCGACGGCGAGATCGACCACTCCGTCGAGGACGGGAAAGACGAGGACTACTACGAGCAGGCCCGCGAGAACGTCCGACGCCTCCAGGACGAGTACGGCGTCGAGATGGCCCAGGAGCTGATCACCGACGTCGACTCGCTGAACGCGCAGATCGCCTCCTACTACGTCAAGGAGCACTACGACTACGAGCAGTGGCGCGCGTTCGACGACGGGATCTACGAGGCGCTGTGGCAGGAGGGCCGTGACATCGGCGACCCGGACGTGCTGGCCGACATCGCGGAGGCCGCCGACGTCCCCCCGGCAGAGGTGCGCGACGCCGTCGACGACGAGAACCTCCGCGAGGACGTCGAGGCCCTGTTCGAGCACGCCCGCCAGCGCGGCGTCACCGGCGTCCCCACCTTCGCCTACGAGGGCCACGCCGCCCGCGGCGCCGTCCCCCCGGAGCACATCGAGCGACTCGTCGAGGGCGAGTAG
- a CDS encoding DUF7331 family protein: MTDQDQTADDQYGAFTTGGGDTIVYDRRNPEAWIQSDYSVSVGPDEEAEA; encoded by the coding sequence ATGACCGACCAGGACCAGACTGCCGACGACCAGTACGGCGCGTTCACCACCGGCGGCGGCGACACCATCGTCTACGATCGCCGAAACCCCGAGGCCTGGATCCAGTCCGACTACTCGGTGTCCGTCGGGCCGGACGAGGAAGCAGAGGCCTAG